The following coding sequences are from one Salinicoccus sp. Bachu38 window:
- a CDS encoding GNAT family N-acetyltransferase, giving the protein MEFIEINEDNFWKIINMEVNENQAGFVAPNVKSLAEAYLYRNDDDVIPYAIQDQDEVVGFILIDIDAEKREFMIWRMMIDKRYQKRGYGKQTIQKAIEMARKTGKYDVLVADYVKENEVMGKLLKSIGFYSHSFDEENNEYVLHYEL; this is encoded by the coding sequence ATGGAATTCATAGAGATAAATGAGGATAATTTCTGGAAGATTATTAATATGGAAGTTAATGAGAATCAGGCCGGATTTGTCGCCCCTAATGTAAAATCTCTGGCAGAAGCCTACTTATACAGAAATGATGATGATGTAATCCCGTACGCTATACAAGACCAGGATGAAGTAGTCGGATTTATATTGATTGATATCGATGCTGAAAAACGGGAATTTATGATCTGGCGGATGATGATAGATAAAAGATATCAGAAGCGGGGATATGGGAAGCAGACGATTCAAAAAGCGATTGAAATGGCTAGAAAGACGGGCAAGTATGACGTACTGGTGGCAGATTATGTTAAAGAAAATGAAGTGATGGGAAAATTGCTCAAATCCATCGGTTTCTATTCCCATTCATTTGATGAGGAGAACAACGAATATGTTTTGCATTACGAACTGTAA
- a CDS encoding S66 family peptidase, producing the protein MIRYPILAEKTEIGITAPSSGIPKEMHGLLESSIQKLKDKGYSVVSGETAWTQEKARSASAKKRAEEFNEMMRDESIGLIFPPWGGELLIETLEYIDFDNIREKWVLGYSDISLLLLVITLKTGIATAHGTSLLDLRGEESDETTGMWESVLSNKEGDTVIQYSSERYQEDWDFDNPTPHIFNLTEETHWKTVSGHDGKFEGRLLGGCMDTIRHLIGTPFGNVQSFKEGHIPDEPILWYLENCEMSIVELRRTLVHMKLAGWFKDASAIMFGRSSSDIPVEDYTVQDVYQDLSEELGIPIVYDIDCGHMPPQITFINGAYAEVEVKAGNGMVSQTFR; encoded by the coding sequence ATGATAAGATATCCAATTTTAGCGGAAAAAACCGAAATAGGAATAACGGCACCATCATCCGGCATCCCAAAAGAGATGCATGGCTTATTGGAGTCGTCCATACAGAAATTAAAAGATAAAGGCTACTCGGTTGTTTCTGGTGAGACTGCATGGACACAGGAAAAGGCGAGGTCTGCTTCTGCAAAAAAGCGGGCGGAAGAGTTCAATGAAATGATGCGCGATGAATCGATTGGCCTTATTTTCCCTCCGTGGGGCGGGGAGCTGTTGATCGAAACACTTGAATATATAGACTTTGATAATATCCGTGAGAAATGGGTGCTGGGCTATTCAGACATCAGTCTCCTGCTGCTGGTGATTACTTTGAAGACGGGGATTGCTACAGCCCATGGAACAAGCCTCCTCGATCTTCGGGGAGAGGAGTCGGATGAAACTACAGGGATGTGGGAATCTGTTTTATCCAATAAAGAAGGAGACACCGTCATTCAATATTCATCAGAAAGATACCAGGAGGATTGGGATTTTGATAATCCTACACCCCACATTTTCAATCTGACTGAAGAGACGCATTGGAAGACAGTTTCAGGTCATGATGGAAAATTCGAAGGCCGACTGTTGGGGGGATGTATGGACACCATTCGGCATTTGATCGGTACACCGTTTGGAAATGTTCAAAGCTTCAAGGAAGGTCATATCCCGGATGAACCCATCCTCTGGTACCTGGAAAACTGCGAGATGTCTATTGTCGAACTCAGAAGGACACTGGTCCATATGAAACTTGCAGGGTGGTTCAAAGACGCATCAGCCATCATGTTCGGGAGAAGCTCATCAGACATACCTGTTGAAGATTATACAGTTCAGGATGTATACCAGGACCTTTCAGAAGAACTGGGTATCCCTATTGTCTACGATATTGACTGTGGCCATATGCCCCCACAGATTACCTTTATAAATGGCGCATATGCAGAAGTAGAAGTGAAGGCAGGCAACGGAATGGTCTCACAAACTTTCAGATAG